The genomic region GCGCGCTCGACGTCGCCGACGCGGTGAGCGAGCTGGGACGCGCGAAGGAGCTCGGCTTCCAACACGTCTACCTACCCACGACGCCGCCCGCCGGGATGCCCTACAACAACGAGATCTGGGAGCCGCTGTGGGCGGCCGCCGCCGAGGCCGGGATGGCGCTGTCGTTCCACGTCGGCACCGGGGCCTCGCCCGTCGTGGCGCGCGGTCCTGGCGGAGCCGTCATCAACTACGTCGAGACGACGATGCCGGGGCAGCGCGTGGTGACCCATCTCGTCGCCTCCGGTGCCCTCGACCGGCACCCGGACCTCAGGATCGTCATCGCCGAGGGTGGCTGCTCGTGGATCCCGGCGCTGGCGGACCGGATGGACGAGGGCTACCGGCAGCACGACATGTTCGTGCGCCCGAAGCTGTCGCGGCTGCCGAGCGAGATCATCTTTCGGCAGGTCTACACATCGTTCCAGCATGACCGCAGCGCGGTGCCGACGGTCGAGGCCCTCGGCTACGACAAGGTCATGTGGGGTAGTGACTATCCGCATCTCGAGGGGACCTTCCCGAACACGCAGAAGGTCCTGCACGAGCTGTTCGACGGGGTGGACCAGGCGGTCATCGACCGCATCACCGAGGGGACCATGCGCGAGCTGTTCGACCTGCCCGAACGGATCCCGGCGTGACGGCTGCGCTGACCACGGTCCGTGGCTGGGGCCCGCACGGGGTCGTCCTGTGCGCGTCGTGCCGCCGGACCGGCCTCTGCCGCCTGGGCGTCACCAGTGAGATCGTCGACGGCGACGCCGTCGCGTACGAGTTGCACTGCCCGCGCGAGCACGAAGGCGGCCCGAACGTCGCGCACGGCGGCTGGACAGCCGGGGTGCTCGACGAGCTCGCCGGGCACGTCGTGGTGCTCCGTGGGCAGCTCGCGGTGACGGGTCAGCTGTCGGTGCGCTTCGTCAGACCGGTGCCGGTCGAGCGGCCGCTGCTCGGCAGGGCGTCGCTCGTGCGCCGGGAGGGCCATCGGTGGTTCATCGAGGCCCAGATTGTGCTGGCGAGCAGCGGAGCGCAGCTCGCGGCG from Frankia alni ACN14a harbors:
- a CDS encoding amidohydrolase family protein — encoded protein: MTDKIWASSADSHVLEPLDLWKRALPAALAERAPWTVRDDNRETVYVDGQVMRRDPISFSDAMRPPGAEDVSARLQDLDEQGVWAEVVFPSRGLWISNMSDAELSRECARAWNDWCAADFASASARLLPSAIVSALDVADAVSELGRAKELGFQHVYLPTTPPAGMPYNNEIWEPLWAAAAEAGMALSFHVGTGASPVVARGPGGAVINYVETTMPGQRVVTHLVASGALDRHPDLRIVIAEGGCSWIPALADRMDEGYRQHDMFVRPKLSRLPSEIIFRQVYTSFQHDRSAVPTVEALGYDKVMWGSDYPHLEGTFPNTQKVLHELFDGVDQAVIDRITEGTMRELFDLPERIPA
- a CDS encoding PaaI family thioesterase; protein product: MTAALTTVRGWGPHGVVLCASCRRTGLCRLGVTSEIVDGDAVAYELHCPREHEGGPNVAHGGWTAGVLDELAGHVVVLRGQLAVTGQLSVRFVRPVPVERPLLGRASLVRREGHRWFIEAQIVLASSGAQLAAAEAVLVARDADHFARHERWLAEQEGSA